A window of the Cannabis sativa cultivar Pink pepper isolate KNU-18-1 chromosome X, ASM2916894v1, whole genome shotgun sequence genome harbors these coding sequences:
- the LOC133032708 gene encoding metallothionein-like protein 4B isoform X1 gives MNMDTKGSGVTASNNNCGCPTPCPGGSACRCSKWRSETSSGGGNEHRKCSCGEHCSCNPCTCSGSSARAGAAAGLVKPRCTCLTCAS, from the exons atgaatatgGATACAAAAGGAAGTGGTGTTACGGCCTCTAACAACAATTGTGGCTGCCCTACACCCTGCCCTGGTGGCTCCGCCTGTag GTGCAGCAAATGGAGAAGCGAGACAAGTAGTGGAGGTGGAAATGAGCATAGGAAGTGCTCATGTGGAGAGCACTGTAGCTGCAACCCATGCACATGCAGTGGCTCCAGTGCTAGAGCTGGTGCTGCAGCTGGGCTTGTCAAGCCTCGTTGCACTTGCCTCACTTGTGCCTCTTGA
- the LOC133032708 gene encoding metallothionein-like protein 4B isoform X2: protein MNMDTKGSGVTASNNNCGCPTPCPGGSACSKWRSETSSGGGNEHRKCSCGEHCSCNPCTCSGSSARAGAAAGLVKPRCTCLTCAS, encoded by the exons atgaatatgGATACAAAAGGAAGTGGTGTTACGGCCTCTAACAACAATTGTGGCTGCCCTACACCCTGCCCTGGTGGCTCCGCCTGTag CAAATGGAGAAGCGAGACAAGTAGTGGAGGTGGAAATGAGCATAGGAAGTGCTCATGTGGAGAGCACTGTAGCTGCAACCCATGCACATGCAGTGGCTCCAGTGCTAGAGCTGGTGCTGCAGCTGGGCTTGTCAAGCCTCGTTGCACTTGCCTCACTTGTGCCTCTTGA
- the LOC115702867 gene encoding bifunctional nitrilase/nitrile hydratase NIT4A, which translates to MATSSLNDVPIIAEVDMGGGNDSSAPTLRATIVQASTIFYDTPATLDKAERLLAEAAGYGSQLVVFPEAFVGGYPRGSNFGVTIGSRTPKGKEEFRKYHSSAIDVPGPEVDRLAAMAGKYKVYLVMGVIERDGYTLYCTVLFFDAQGHYLGKHRKLMPTALERIIWGFGDGSTIPVFDTPIGKIGAAICWENKMPLLRTAMYAKGIEIYCAPTADSRDVWQASMTHIAVEGGCFVLSANQFCRRKDYPPPPEYVFSGTEEDLNPESVVCSGGSVIISPSGTVLGGPNYDGEALISADLDLGEIARAKFDFDVVGHYARPEVLSLIVRDHPTDPVTFTSSSPSSSTKTEISQKL; encoded by the exons ATGGCGACTTCTTCCCTTAACGACGTTCCTATCATCGCCGAAGTAGACATGGGTGGCGGCAACGACTCCTCTGCTCCCACACTTCGCGCCACCATCGTCCAGGCCTCCACCATCTTCTACGACACTCCCGCCACTCTAG ATAAGGCGGAGAGATTGTTGGCCGAAGCGGCTGGGTATGGGTCTCAGCTCGTTGTGTTTCCTGAGGCCTTCGTTGGTGGATACCCTCGTGGTTCTAATTTTGGTGTTACTATTGGGAGTCGAACGCCCAAAGGCAAAGAGGAGTTTCGCAAGTACCATTCCTCCGCCATTGATGTTCCTG GCCCTGAAGTTGACCGATTGGCTGCAATGGCTGGGAAGTACAAGGTATATTTGGTCATGGGTGTGATAGAAAGAGATGGGTATACACTCTATTGTACTGTACTATTTTTTGATGCTCAAGGTCATTACCTGGGAAAGCACCGGAAACTCATGCCAACAGCTTTGGAGAGAATCATATGGGGCTTCGGAGATGGATCAACAATTCCTGTTTTCGATACACCAATTGGAAAAATTGGTGCTGCTATTTGTTGGGAAAACAAGATGCCGCTTCTAAGGACAGCAATGTATGCCAAAG GGATCGAGATATATTGTGCACCAACAGCTGATTCGAGGGATGTGTGGCAAGCATCAATGACACACATTGCAGTTGAAGGTGGCTGTTTTGTGCTATCAGCCAATCAATTCTGTCGGAGGAAGGACTACCCCCCACCTCCAGAGTATGTATTTTCAGGCACAGAAGAGGACCTTAACCCAGAGTCAGTTGTATGCTCTGGAGGAAGTGTCATTATTTCTCCATCAGGAACTGTTCTGGGAGGGCCTAATTATGATGGAGAGGCACTAATCTCAGCAGATCTAG ATCTCGGAGAAATAGCAAGAGCCAAATTCGATTTTGACGTGGTTGGACACTATGCAAGACCTGAAGTGCTGAGCTTGATTGTGAGAGACCATCCAACAGACCCAGTTACGTTcacatcatcatcaccatcatcttCCACAAAAACAGAGATTTCTCAGAAGTTGTAG